From the Primulina tabacum isolate GXHZ01 chromosome 15, ASM2559414v2, whole genome shotgun sequence genome, one window contains:
- the LOC142527582 gene encoding xyloglucan endotransglucosylase/hydrolase protein 24-like has protein sequence MAISNLTMLLILSIFIASFFTASADFYRDAEISWGQGRGNILEGGRVLTLSLDQDSGSGFQSRNEYLLGRFDIQLKLVPGNSAGTVTTFFLSSQGAGHDEIDFEFLRNSSGEPYTIHTNVYAQGKGDKEQQFRLWFDPTVAFHTYSIVWNSQRIIFLVDNIPLRVFNNNEAIGTPYPKNQAMRVYSSLWNADDWATQGGRVKTDWTKAPFVATYRNFNIVSSKPGDSLNNNQAWQTQALDANGRNRLRWVQQKYMIYNYCSDIKRFPQGIPAECKSSRF, from the exons ATGGCAATCTCAAATTTAACCATGCTTCTTATACTTTCCATCTTCATTGCTTCTTTCTTCACGGCTTCGGCTGATTTCTACCGGGATGCTGAGATCTCATGGGGCCAAGGCCGTGGCAATATTCTTGAAGGTGGGCGTGTCTTGACTTTATCCCTGGACCAGGATTCGGGCTCCGGCTTCCAGTCCAGGAATGAGTATTTGCTGGGACGGTTTGATATACAACTCAAGCTTGTTCCTGGAAATTCTGCTGGAACCGTCACCACATTCTTT TTATCATCTCAGGGTGCGGGACACGACGAAATTGATTTCGAGTTCTTGAGAAATTCTTCTGGAGAGCCATACACGATTCACACAAATGTTTATGCACAAGGGAAAGGAGACAAAGAACAGCAGTTCCGCCTCTGGTTCGATCCAACGGTGGCATTCCACACGTACTCTATCGTCTGGAATTCCCAACGCATAAT ATTCTTGGTGGACAATATTCCTCTGAGAGTATTCAACAATAACGAAGCAATCGGGACTCCATACCCCAAAAACCAAGCCATGAGAGTATACAGCAGCTTATGGAATGCAGACGACTGGGCAACACAAGGTGGCCGAGTCAAGACGGATTGGACTAAAGCTCCTTTTGTGGCAACTTACAGGAATTTCAACATTGTTTCTTCAAAGCCTGGAGATTCTTTGAATAATAACCAGGCTTGGCAAACTCAGGCATTAGATGCCAATGGAAGAAACAGATTGAGATGGGTTCAACAAAAGTATATGATTTACAATTACTGCTCTGATATCAAGAGGTTTCCTCAGGGAATCCCCGCCGAATGCAAGAGCTCAAGATTCTAA